A part of Brassica rapa cultivar Chiifu-401-42 chromosome A05, CAAS_Brap_v3.01, whole genome shotgun sequence genomic DNA contains:
- the LOC117134348 gene encoding uncharacterized protein LOC117134348, with translation MDHPMEVTSPLSRQLQKYYKLDSGGHTCSRIHKTLFQVEIKSILEKIVGITRKDWSNKLDDALWAYRTAYKTPLGTTPFNLVYGKACHLPVELEYKALWAIKLLNFDIKSAKEKRLFQLHELDEIRLDAFENSRIYKEKTKAFHDKNILKREFKEGDQVLLYNSRLKLFPGKLKSRWSGPFKVKEVRPYGAIVLWSTDGRDFTVNGQRVKLYMATAPEEDGVSTPLSDPTPA, from the exons ATGGATCATCCTATGGAGGTCACTTCGCCACTTTCAAGACAGTTGCAAAAGTATTACAAGCTGGATTCTGGTGGCCACACATGTTCAAGGATACACAAGACTTTGTTTCAAGT GGAGATCAAATCTATCCTGGAGAAGATTGTGGGGATTACAAGGAAGGATTGGTCTAATAAGCTTGACGATGCACTTTGGGCTTATAGGACAGCGTACAAGACACCACTGGGTACCACACCTTTCAACCTAGTGTATGGGAAAGCTTGCCATTTGCCAGTGGAGCTTGAGTACAAGGCACTATGGGCAATAAAGTTGCtgaactttgacatcaagagtgcCAAGGAGAAAAGGCTCTTTCAGCTACATGAGCTTGATGAGATAAGATTGGATGCTTTCGAGAACTCAAGAATCTACAAGGAGAAGACTAAGGCTTTCCATGACAAGAACATCCTGAAGAGAGAGTTTAAAGAAGGAGAccaagttcttctctacaacTCTAGGCTGAAGTTGTTTCCAGGAAAGCTTAAGTCAAGGTGGTCCGGTCCTTTCAAGGTCAAGGAGGTTAGACCATATGGAGCAATAGTTTTGTGGAGCACTGATGGAAGAGACTTCACAGTCAATGGACAAAGGGTTAAGCTCTACATGGCTACTGCACCAGAGGAAGATGGGGTTTCAACTCCACTGTCTGATCCTACCCCGGCCTAA